A window from Cyprinus carpio isolate SPL01 chromosome A11, ASM1834038v1, whole genome shotgun sequence encodes these proteins:
- the kiss1 gene encoding metastasis-suppressor KiSS-1 — protein sequence MMLFTIILMLSLANGDTYPSGHFQYYLEDESPEETSLRVLRGTDTHPTAGSPSPKLSVHFSMSADPQRNTQWWSPERPYTKRKQNVAYYNLNSFGLRYGKREQNMLAEFKQKIAIK from the exons ATGATGCTATTTACCATAATTTTGATGTTGTCATTGGCAAATGGCGATACATACCCTTCAGGgcattttcagtattatttagaAG ATGAATCTCCTGAAGAAACATCACTCCGGGTTCTCAGGGGAACTGATACTCATCCCACAGCTGGATCTCCTTCTCCCAAGCTCTCAGTGCACTTCTCCATGAGTGCAGATCCCCAGCGAAACACACAGTGGTGGTCTCCAGAAAGGCCTTACACAAAAAGGAAGCAGAATGTTGCGTACTACAATCTCAATTCCTTCGGCCTCCGCTATGGAAAGAGAGAGCAGAACATGCTTGCAGAGTTTAAACAGAAGATAGCCATAAAGTGA
- the golt1a gene encoding vesicle transport protein GOT1A, whose translation MITITEFQKIGVGLSGFGVFFVLFGILLYFDSVLLAFGNILFLSGLAFIIGLRRTAHFFFQRQKLRSSAFFLGGVALVLLRWPRIGMLVETYGFVLLFKSFFPMASGFLAAALNIPFLTTILNKLSGNSSSMV comes from the exons ATGATCACAATCACAGAGTTTCAGA AAATCGGTGTGGGTCTGTCAGGATTTGGCGTGTTCTTTGTGCTGTTTGGAATACTATTGTACTTTGACTCGGTCCTGTTGGCATTTGGAAAC ATTCTGTTTCTGTCTGGTCTGGCCTTCATCATTGGCTTGAGGAGGACGGCCCACTTCTTTTTCCAGAGACAGAAGCTCAGAAGCTCCGCCTTCTTTCTAGGAGGCGTGGCTTTAGTTCTACTAAGATGGCCTCGTATTGGCATGCTAGTGGAGACCTATGGCTTTGTGCTTCTATTTAA GTCATTCTTTCCAATGGCTTCTGGATTTCTTGCAGCAGCCTTGAACATTCCTTTTTTAACTACG attTTAAACAAGTTATCTGGAAATAGTTCCTCAATGGTGTAA